The Cloeon dipterum chromosome 3, ieCloDipt1.1, whole genome shotgun sequence genome includes a region encoding these proteins:
- the Syngr gene encoding synaptogyrin — translation MEGGAYGGGKAGGAFDPLQFIQRPQVILRALCLLFAIIVFGCISSQGWRYDNETSKEVCLYNNDSGACNYGTFIGVMAFIGSIVFLVGEFLFEQMSSVKTRKHFVLGDLGFSAFWAFLYFVGFCYLANQWSDAETPEGGYGVSNVQAAITFCFFSVFTWAGCAWFAFQRFKQGTGAAFQGSYEADPTAANQAGYSSYPDAEVGGYNEPPFSGNTQGQMGDYSAPTY, via the exons ATGGAGGGTGGAGCGTACGGTGGTGGAAAAGCGGGTGGTGCTTTTGACCcattacaatttattcaacGGCCTCAAGTCATCCTCAGGGCTCTTTGTTTG CTCTTTGCCATCATTGTGTTTGGATGCATATCTTCGCAAGGCTGGAGATACGATAATGAAACAAGCAAGGAAGTGTGTCTTTACAACAACGATTCAGGCGCCTGCAACTACGGCACTTTCATCGGTGTCATGGCTTTCATAGGTTCCATTGTATTCCTGGTTGgagagtttttgtttgaacaaaTGTCCTCCGTCAAGACCAGAAAACACTTTGTCCTCGGCGATCTAGGATTCTCTG CATTCTGGGCCTTCCTTTATTTTGTCGGCTTTTGCTACTTGGCCAACCAGTGGAGCGATGCCGAAACCCCAGAGGGAGGATATGGAGTGAGCAACGTGCAGGCCGCCATCACTTTCTGCTTCTTCTCCGTGTTCACATGG GCTGGCTGCGCATGGTTTGCATTCCAAAGATTCAAGCAGGGCACAGGGGCTGCCTTCCAGGGCAGCTATGAAGCAGATCCAACTGCAGCCAACCAAGCCGGCTACTCCTCCTACCCTGACGCCGAGGTTGGTGGCTATAATGAGCCCCCCTTCTCAGGAAATACTCAGG GCCAAATGGGAGACTACTCTGCTCctacatattaa
- the LOC135940826 gene encoding pickpocket protein 28-like, translated as MSHSMTMQEVLLAKEWARLVRRVPLKQPLQTTAKTDCEEKWDILIHSRQFCSSTSLHGVQYFGEPGRNIFERIFWLGAFVLAMVTAAFLIFDLYKTWDANPVIVSFSASSTPITDIPFPAITICNMNNARRSVAESILSPSADHQTVDVERVLLNDVCNMSLFPEGPRNSTSRKKPIKISPQWDDFRDFMIKVNEPCHELLLKCQWSGETFSCSDLFNSALTDEGLCCVFNRVPRDLLFRNPDDLPDLNITFPFSAFDWSPEKQYPFNTSRKTLPWRPEGAGKHLGLTIILDLELHEYFCSSTASAGLKMLLHNPVESPKMSSFGAAISPGKENFVVIRPELTRSTGKIEPTKVNKRHCFFLHERSLRFYRTYTKHNCAMECEANYTLAKCGCVEYFMPKDKNTRICDRDDDECAVTASADVELHLLDDGRKYKKTTSNANPSCHCLPGCHELTYAAETSSSTLVDTFPANKKYDITSSKINNITYFKDNVVIMHFFFMDMQVVSYEKDERTNFVNFLASTGGLLGLFHGFSVLSAVEVLYFLTIRLLCSWRKHAGKNNHVAAGEKVEKLVPISTTPSYFP; from the exons ATGAGCCACTCGATGACCATGCAGGAGGTATTGCTGGCAAAAGAATGGGCCAGACTCGTGAGAAGAGTTCCTTTAAAACAACCTTTGCAGACTACGGCCaaaactgattgtgaggagAAGTGGGATATTCTAATTCACAGCCGTCAATTTTGCTCTAGCACTTCCCTCCACGGGGTCCAGTACTTTGGGGAACCGGGcaggaatatttttgaaag gATTTTCTGGCTTGGAGCTTTTGTCTTGGCCATGGTGACTgcggcttttttaattttcgatcTGTACAAAACCTGGGACGCAAATCCAGTGATCGTTTCTTTCTCGGCTTCCTCAACGCCAATAACAGACATTCCGTTCCCGGCCATCACCATTTGCAACATGAACAACGCCAGGAGATCAGTTGCTGAATCAATTCTGTCCCC atctGCTGATCACCAAACGGTTGATGTAGAGAGAGTCCTTTTAAACGACGTGTGCAACATGAGCTTATTCCCGGAGGGCCCTCGCAATTCAACAAGCAgaaaaaaaccaataaaaatctCTCCACAGTGGGATGACTTTCGCGATTTCATGATAAAA GTGAACGAGCCATGCCACGAGCTGCTGCTGAAGTGTCAGTGGTCAGGTGAGACGTTCTCTTGTTCCGACCTTTTCAACTCTGCGTTAACCGACGAGGGCCTCTGTTGCGTTTTCAACCGGGTACCTCGCGACCTACTTTTCCGCAACCCTGATGATCTCCCTGACCTGAACATTACTTTTCCCTTCTCCGCATTCGACTGGAGCCCTGAGAAACAATATCCATTCAACACGTCGAGGAAAACTTTACCCTGGCGACCTGAGGGGGCAGGAAAACACCTTGGCCTCACGATAATTCTTGACCTGGAGCTGCACGAGTACTTCTGCTCCTCCACTGCCTCTGCTGGGCTTAAA ATGCTTTTGCACAATCCCGTGGAGTCGCCGAAAATGTCCAGCTTTGGGGCTGCAATATCGCCCGGCAAAGAGAATTTCGTAGTGATTCGCCCCGAACTCACTCGCTCGACCGGCAAGATTGAACCTACCAAAGTCAACAAGCGGCACTGCTTCTTTTTGCACGAGCGCTCCCTTCGCTTCTACCGCACTTACACCAAGCACAATTGCGCGATGGAGTGCGAGGCAAATTACACACTGGCAAAGTGCGGCTGCGTTGAATACTTCATGCCGA AGGACAAGAATACGCGGATTTGCGACAGGGACGATGATGAGTGCGCCGTCACTGCTAgtg ctgATGTGGAATTGCACCTTTTGGATGATGGACGTAAATACAAGAAAACAACAAGCAATGCAAATCCCAGCTGCCATTGCTTGCCTGGTTGCCACGAACTCACTTATGCGGCCGAAACCTCAAGCTCAACACTGGTCGACACATTtccagcaaacaaaaaatacgacATCACCAGCTCGAAAATCAACAACATCActtattttaa GGACAATGTTGTCATCatgcattttttcttcatGGACATGCAAGTGGTCAGCTACGAAAAGGATGAACGCACAAACTTCGTTAATTTCCTTG CAAGCACCGGCGGCCTCCTCGGCTTGTTCCATGGTTTCAGCGTCCTGAGTGCTGTAGAAGTGCTATACTTCCTCACCATCCGCCTACTTTGCTCTTGGCGAAAACACGCCGGTAAAAACAACCACGTTGCAGCCGGcgaaaaagtggaaaaactGGTTCCCATCAGCACGACTCCATCGTATTTTCCATAA
- the LOC135940428 gene encoding heparan sulfate glucosamine 3-O-sulfotransferase 1-like, translated as MFRFPRNFRRITLSQFYTYLIFGALLLLALYAVIPNRSRTFAPGGQERTHLRPSAERHGSFVAGNDTVWMSKISDAFRRLPDALIVGVKEGGTRELIALLKMHSEIVTPSEELNFFDDDENYSRGIDWYRSQMPLVRMDQVAVEEAPLYFSSEKAVERIYSVMPKVKIILIVQDPIKRLILDYENQKLVRIMPALEEAITYQTKDGLILVKSDEPIVRLSQYDDDFLKFTRYFSADRILILSGDRLMHKPWLEMERVQTFLGVGLEIRQEHFVYDKDSGDVCLRSPLTGPCIREQSVKKNIRQDIHGLLKEYFSVRVRRFQLLSGVDFFDEWLRFEQGSENKI; from the exons ATGTTCAGGTTTCCGAGGAACTTTCGCAGAATCACCTTAAGCCAATTTTacacttatttaattttcggcGCCCTGCTGCTTTTGGCCTTGTACGCGGTGATTCCAAATCGCAGCAGAACATTCGCCCCGGGTGGACAGGAAAGGACCCATCTTCGCCCATCGGCCGAGCGTCACGGCTCATTCGTCGCGGGAAATGATACAGTGTGGATGAGCAAAATCTCCGACGCTTTCAGGCGGCTGCCCGACGCCCTTATCGTAGGGGTTAAAGAGGGTGGCACCAGAGAGCTGATCGCACTGCTGAAAATGCATTCAGAGATAGTCACTCCGTCCGaggaattgaatttctttgaCGACGACGAAAATTACTCTCGAGGGATCGATTGGTACAG GTCACAAATGCCTTTGGTGAGAATGGACCAAGTAGCTGTAGAAGAAGCTCCACTGTATTTCTCATCAGAAAAAGCAGTGGAACGAATATACAGTGTGATGCCGAAAGTCAAAATCATTCTCATTGTCCAAGATCCAATCAAGAGGCTAATTTTGGattatgaaaatcaaaa ACTCGTCAGGATAATGCCTGCTTTAGAAGAGGCAATAACTTATCAAACAAAGGACGGTTTAATTCTCGTCAAATCAGACGAACCCATCGTGCGATTGAGTCAGTACGACGACGATTTTCTCAAGTTCACGAGGTACTTTAGCGCGGACAGAATTCTCATTCTATCTGGAGACAGGCTGATGCACAAGCCGTGGCTCGAGATGGAGAGAGTTCAAACGTTTCTAGGAGTAGGACTCGAGATACGACAGGAGCATTTTGTTTACGACAAAGACAGTGGGGACGTGTGCTTACGTAGCCCGCTGACAGGGCCTTGCATCAGAGAGCAAAGTGTCAAGAAGAACATCAGACAGGACATTCACGGacttttaaaagaatatttttccgtGAGAGTACGTCGATTCCAATTGTTATCTGGAGTAGACTTTTTTGACGAGTGGTTAAGATTTGAACAAGGCAGTGAAAATAAGATTTAG
- the LOC135940820 gene encoding putative RNA-binding protein Luc7-like 1 isoform X1 → MSAHDQIRAMLDQLMGTGRNGENNKFQVKFSDSKVCKSFLLGCCPHEILCSTRMDLGECAKIHDLALRADYEQANQSKDYYYDIDATEHLQTFIADCDRRTELAKQRLAETQEELSAEVAAKANKVHELAEQIGKQLAKAEQMGAEGFVEESMKLMEEVEDLRKKKLSAEQEYRNSMPASSYQQQKLRVCEVCSAYLGIHDNDRRLADHFGGKLHLGFIKIREKLSELQATMEERRKKKKEERDREREDRDVDHTGRGLSRDSDRSSRYSKRSRSRERSRRKSRSRSRSRSHEKRRRSRSRSRERKRRSRSRDRRRSRSSERRRRDKDRHNGKH, encoded by the exons ATGTCGGCCCACGATCAAATCAGGGCCATGTTGGACCAGTTAATGGGGACTGGGCGAAACG GTGAAAACAACAAGTTCCAGGTGAAGTTCTCGGACAGTAAAGTATGCAAGAGTTTTCTCCTGGGTTGCTGCCCACACGAAATTCTCTGCTCCACG CGAATGGACCTTGGCGAATGCGCAAAGATCCATGATTTGGCTCTCCGGGCTGACTATGAGCAGGCTAACCAGTCGAAAGACTACTACTATGATATAGAC GCCACAGAACATCTGCAGACTTTTATAGCTGACTGCGACCGGAGGACTGAACTAGCCAAACAGCGTCTAGCTGAAACCCAAGAAGAACTTTCGGCAGAAGTTGCTGCAAAAGCTAACAAG GTGCACGAGTTGGCTGAGCAAATTGGCAAGCAGCTTGCCAAGGCTGAGCAAATGGGTGCTGAGGGTTTTGTGGAGGAGAGCATGAAGTTGATGGAAGAAGTTGAAGACTTGCGGAAGAAAAAGTTGTCTGCGGAGCAAGAGTACCGTAACTCCATGCCAGCCTCGAGCTACCAGCAGCAGAAGCTGCGCGTGTGCGAGGTTTGCTCCGCGTACTTGGGCATTCATGACAATGACCGCCGGCTGGCCGATCACTTTGGTGGAAAGCTGCATCTTGGATTCATCAAAATCCGGGAAAAGCTGTCTGAGCTGCAG GCTACCATGGAGGAGCGGCGTAAGAAGAAAAAAGAGGAGCGAGATAGGGAACGTGAAGACCGAGATGTGGACCACACTGGCCGTGGTCTGAGTCGAGACAGTGACCGTTCATCGCGTTACTCTAAACGGTCGAGGAGCAGAGAAAGGTCAAGACGCAAATCCCGATCCCGTTCTCGCTCCAGGAGCCACGAAAAGag GCGTAGGTCCAGAAGCCGAAGCCGCGAGAGGAAGCGCAGATCTCGTTCCAGGGACAGGCGCCGCTCTAGATCCAGTGAACGCCGCAGGAGAGACAAGGATCGTCATAATGGCAAGCACTAG
- the LOC135940819 gene encoding guanine nucleotide-binding protein G(o) subunit alpha-like: MGGCLTLDREEVLAKRRSNEIDKQLQDFAKSESNVIKILILGAGESGKSTLVKQMRIIHSDGFTQDELLSFAPTIRDNLLSSMKYVLAGMGLLRINLQSARNKAHAQTVLSTYSCLDNMMFMIPSVMASMEALWQDRGVRLAVARGYEYELNDSAIYLFENMERICNDKYAPTPTDVLRARVRTHGVIETQFKINDNIIRMFDVGGQRSQRRKWIYCFDDVKAVLFVVALSGYDMTLVEDSTVNRLVESLNLFSQIVNNPFFKDAAFLLFLNKYDLFREKILYSSRHLRTYFNDFKGPNLDVDRAALFIQDKFVLCNTNSGRSVSTHFITATDTANVQAVIQGVIDSVLKKNIKQVTLL; encoded by the exons ATGGGTGGTTGCTTGACGCTAGATCGCGAGGAAGTTTTGGCCAAGCGCCGAAGTAACGAAATAGACAAGCAGCTGCAGGATTTCGCCAAGAGTGAGAGCaatgtgataaaaattcttattttgg GTGCTGGCGAGAGCGGAAAAAGTACCCTAGTGAAACAAATGAGAATCATCCACAGCGATGGATTCACGCAAGATGAGCTTCTTAGCTTCGCCCCAACCATCAGGGACAATCTTTTGTCCTCGATGAAGTACGTCCTGGCTGGAATGGGACTGCTCCGAATCAACTTGCAAAGCGCTAGGAACAAA GCTCATGCCCAGACGGTGCTCTCCACCTACAGCTGCCTGGACAATATGATGTTCATGATTCCGAGCGTGATGGCTTCGATGGAGGCCCTTTGGCAAGACAGGGGAGTGCGTTTGGCTGTGGCAAGAGGTTATGAATATGAACTCAATGATTCTGCTATATA CTTATTTGAGAACATGGAAAGAATCTGCAATGACAAGTACGCTCCCACCCCTACTGATGTCTTGAGAGCCAGGGTCAGGACCCATGGTGTGATTGAGACACAATTTAAGATCAATGACAACATAATTAG AATGTTTGATGTTGGAGGCCAACGATCTCAAAGACGAAAATGGATTTACTGTTTTGATGATGTCAAAGCAGTTCTCTTTGTTGTCGCCCTGAGTGGATATGACATGACTCTTGTG GAGGACTCTACAGTCAACAGACTGGTGGAAAGCCTGAACCTTTTCTCCCAGATTGTGAACAACCCGTTCTTCAAGGATGCCGCGTTCCTATTGTTCCTCAACAAGTATGATCTCTTCCGGGAAAAAATACTCTACTCGTCAAGACACCTTCGAACTTACTTTAATGATTTCAAAG GACCAAATTTGGATGTGGATCGGGCGGCCCTGTTCATTCAAGACAAGTTTGTCCTATGTAACACAAATTCCGGGAGGAGCGTGTCGACGCACTTCATTACCGCCACGGACACAGCCAACGTGCAAGCGGTTATTCAAGGGGTAATCGACAGTGTGTTGAAGAAAAACATCAAGCAGGTTACCCTTCTTTGA
- the RpII18 gene encoding DNA-directed RNA polymerases I, II, and III subunit RPABC2, whose amino-acid sequence MADDEFDHDEPGDDFDDVEEDENLDEMEQQEEDGENIELIGTAEALAVQRSKRITTPYMTKYERARVLGTRALQIAMCAPVMVELDGETDPLQIAMKELKQRKIPIIIRRYLPDGSYEDWGIDELIITDK is encoded by the exons ATGGCGGACGACGAGTTTGACCACGATGA GCCTGGAGACGATTTCGATGATGTCGAGGAAGACGAAAACCTGGATGAAATGGAACAGCAAGAG GAGGATGGTGAAAACATCGAATTGATCGGCACAGCTGAAGCACTAGCCGTGCAAAGGTCGAAGCGAATCACAACTCCCTACATgacaaa GTATGAAAGAGCGCGAGTTCTTGGAACAAGAGCACTGCAAATTGCGATGTGTGCACCAGTCATGGTGGAGCTTGACGGGGAAACTGACCCCCTTCAGATTGCTATGAAAGAGCTGAAGCAGAGAAAAATACCTATCATTATCAGGAGGTATCTTCCGGACGGTAGCTATGAAGACTGGGGTATCGACGAATTGATAATAACAgacaaatga
- the LOC135940430 gene encoding transmembrane reductase CYB561D2 → MPRRRRNSNMPDVKVLVGSSVGKKPEPKGPNAKDIVLGLMESMCHGIILAMFISVTWFSFVNFNIFSFHPPLFTAGYLIFMTEGFLIFLPHSVITKDWPRVSVVKTHWLLQVTGFCCIFLGMIAVVTIKLQNGLPHFAFTHSITGLVAVILAVLTGLGGFVSRLKPHPKGPSLAQIKLGHVCLGIAAYCVGIAALVLGYFTNYFSKLVDYEWRVFMAVVTSLVATVALVNACFGFYRRAKNLLS, encoded by the exons ATGCCTCGCCGTCGACGAAACAGCAACATGCCTGATGTGAAGGTTCTCGTCGGCTCCTCCGTGGGGAAGAAACCCGAGCCCAAGGGTCCCAACGCCAAGGATATCGTCCTTGGTTTGATGGAGAGCATGTGCCACGGCATTATTTTGGCCATGTTCATCTCGGTCACTTGGTTCAGCTTTGtcaatttcaacattttttcgtTCCATCCACCTTTATTTACTGCGGGG tatttaattttcatgacgGAAGGCTTCTTGATCTTCTTGCCGCACAGCGTCATAACCAAAGACTGGCCGCGCGTGTCAGTGGTCAAAACACACTGGCTGCTGCAAGTGACCGGCTTCTGCTGCATTTTCCTCGGCATGATCGCCGTGGTCAccatcaaactgcagaacgGCTTACCGCACTTCGCCTTCACACATTCCATCACCGGTTTAGTGGCCGTGATTTTGGCCGTCCTCACCGGCCTAGGCGGATTCGTGAGCAGGCTGAAACCGCACCCTAAAGGACCGTCGTTGGCCCAAATCAAGCTGGGCCACGTTTGCCTAGGGATAGCGGCCTATTGCGTGGGAATCGCAGCGCTTGTGTTGGGATACTTCACCAactatttctcaaaattggtCGATTACGAGTGGAGGGTATTCATGGCTGTTGTCACCTCCCTCGTGGCAACGGTTGCCCTTGTAAACGCTTGCTTTGGGTTTTACCGGCGGGCCAAAAATCTATTAAGTTAG
- the LOC135940820 gene encoding putative RNA-binding protein Luc7-like 1 isoform X2, which yields MMLARMDLGECAKIHDLALRADYEQANQSKDYYYDIDATEHLQTFIADCDRRTELAKQRLAETQEELSAEVAAKANKVHELAEQIGKQLAKAEQMGAEGFVEESMKLMEEVEDLRKKKLSAEQEYRNSMPASSYQQQKLRVCEVCSAYLGIHDNDRRLADHFGGKLHLGFIKIREKLSELQATMEERRKKKKEERDREREDRDVDHTGRGLSRDSDRSSRYSKRSRSRERSRRKSRSRSRSRSHEKRRRSRSRSRERKRRSRSRDRRRSRSSERRRRDKDRHNGKH from the exons ATGATGTTGGCT CGAATGGACCTTGGCGAATGCGCAAAGATCCATGATTTGGCTCTCCGGGCTGACTATGAGCAGGCTAACCAGTCGAAAGACTACTACTATGATATAGAC GCCACAGAACATCTGCAGACTTTTATAGCTGACTGCGACCGGAGGACTGAACTAGCCAAACAGCGTCTAGCTGAAACCCAAGAAGAACTTTCGGCAGAAGTTGCTGCAAAAGCTAACAAG GTGCACGAGTTGGCTGAGCAAATTGGCAAGCAGCTTGCCAAGGCTGAGCAAATGGGTGCTGAGGGTTTTGTGGAGGAGAGCATGAAGTTGATGGAAGAAGTTGAAGACTTGCGGAAGAAAAAGTTGTCTGCGGAGCAAGAGTACCGTAACTCCATGCCAGCCTCGAGCTACCAGCAGCAGAAGCTGCGCGTGTGCGAGGTTTGCTCCGCGTACTTGGGCATTCATGACAATGACCGCCGGCTGGCCGATCACTTTGGTGGAAAGCTGCATCTTGGATTCATCAAAATCCGGGAAAAGCTGTCTGAGCTGCAG GCTACCATGGAGGAGCGGCGTAAGAAGAAAAAAGAGGAGCGAGATAGGGAACGTGAAGACCGAGATGTGGACCACACTGGCCGTGGTCTGAGTCGAGACAGTGACCGTTCATCGCGTTACTCTAAACGGTCGAGGAGCAGAGAAAGGTCAAGACGCAAATCCCGATCCCGTTCTCGCTCCAGGAGCCACGAAAAGag GCGTAGGTCCAGAAGCCGAAGCCGCGAGAGGAAGCGCAGATCTCGTTCCAGGGACAGGCGCCGCTCTAGATCCAGTGAACGCCGCAGGAGAGACAAGGATCGTCATAATGGCAAGCACTAG